The stretch of DNA atgatagatgtgctactgaaaatctgcaacaagatctggcaaacaggggaatggcccacaccgtggacacaatcactgatcatcaccctccccaaaaagggcaatctccagcagtgtcaaaactaccgcaccatcagcctgattagtcatcccagcaaagtcatgttgaagatcctgcttaacagactgaaaccacaagcagaaaacatcattgctgaagaacaggcaggtttcagaccaggaaggagcacaactgaacaaatcttcaacttgaggttgctatgtgagaggtaccatcaacaccaacaagacctctaccacgtcttcattgattttaagaaggcatttgacagggtctggcatgcagctttgtgggctaccatgaatctgtacaacatcaacgccaacctgatcagactgatacagcacctctatgacaaagccaccagcgccgtctacctcaacaatagcatcggggactggttcagaaccacagttggagtgagacaaggctgtctactctccccaacactcttcaacatcttcttagaaagaataatggctgacgcactggaagagcatgtaggaacagtcagcataggcggcagaacaatcacaaacctacgttttgccgacgacattgatggactggctggaaaagaagaagaactggcaagcctggtcaaacatctagacaaagcctccacatcgtatggaatgcaaatcagtgcggagaaaaccaaactgatgactaacaacaccaacggcatcagcattgacatcaaagtcaacgacgaaaagcttaaaacagtccacagcttcaaatatctgggagcaatcgtgtcagatgaaggatctaaaccagaagtactctcgagaattgcccaaacaacaatggcactcaacaagctgaacaccatctggaacaacaaaaacatcgctctcagctcaaaaatcagactgatgcgttccctggttatttcaatattgctctacgcctgcgagacttggaccctgactgcggacatcgagagaagaatccaagctgtcgagatgagatgctttcgtagactacttggcatctcctacagagaccacatcactaacacggaagtgaagaacagaatcaagcaaagtattggaccctacgaagaccttctgtccatagtgaaaaaacgcaaacttaggtggtatggacacatctcccgatcatctggtcttgccaaaacgttcctgcaaggcaccgtacaaggaggcagaaggagaggacggcagaggaagagatgggaagacaacatccggggttggacaggcttgacgctcggtgacgccctgaggaaatcagaaaaccgtgaagagtggagaggggtggtggccaggtcagcagcggtgccccaacggtctgaacccagactacgggagaggtgaaggtgaggtgaagaAGGTTCTTCCATACAATGTGTTATTCATTTTATATTCAGTGTTTTAAGAGTTAGGTTGTCAGCACTATATGTTAGCaggtaataaaaaaaagtatgataaAGTATGATCTGATCTGATaagattgacgtgtgtgtgtgtgtgtgtgtgtgtgtgtgtgtgtgtgcgcgcgcgcgcgcgcgcgtgcgcgcatacatgtgtgtgtgtatgcgtgtgtgtgtgtgtgtgtgtgtgtgtgtgtgtgtgtgtgtgtgtgagagagagagagaggacctccATCACATAACTGCGAAGTACTCTGGCAACACGGAACCTCGTGTTCGTTtgcttccttccacacacacacacacacacataaacgcacgcacatacatacacacacacacacacacgcacaagcatgcacgtacactcatacacactgacatacacacagacacacacacacacaccaaaaaaaaaaaattgtatgttgtatttttttcttccataaaaagaaaatagaaattaaaaacatgatacttttttaaaaaaaaaacaaactttttttttaatgaagattgTGACAACAACAGGAAATGTTACACACATAATATAACCCCGTGTACATCCACGAGATACTGACTGTAAATGATACCACTATCAACAACTTCGTGTTGGTcaattaagaaaagaagaagaagaagaagaagaagaagaagaagaagaagaagaagaaaaaaagattcattttTAAGTCAAGGAAATAATCAATGAAACAGAAAgtaacaagcgtgtgtgtgtgtgtgtgtgtgtgtgtgtgtgtgtgtgtgtgtgtgtgtgtgtgtgtgtgagagagagagagagagagagagaggacctccATCACACAAATGCGAAGTACTCTGGCAACACTCTGAAAAAGGAACCTCGTGTTCGTTtgcttccttccacacacacacacacacacacacacacacacacacacacacacacacatacatgcacacacacacacacacacacatacacgcacacacacacacacacacacatacatacacaagcatgcacgtacactcatacacactgacatacacacagacacacacacacaccaaaaaaaaaattgtatgttgtatttttttcttccataaaaagaaatactttaaaaaaaaatgttttttttaatgaagacttTGACAACAACAGGAAATGTTACACACATAATATAACCCCGTGTACATCCACGAGATACTGACTGTAAATGATACCACTATCAACAACGTCGTGTTTGTcaattaagaaaagaagaagaagaagaagaagaaaaaagattcatTTTTTAAGTCAAGGAAATAATCAATGAAACCGAAAGTAACAAGCACAAACAGACGCTACATTTCTGTCCTTTCTGTTCACGCGTTACATAATTGTCTCACGCGCATGACACAACCAAGATAatcgtatattattattattatcattattattattatcatcatgatgcaACACCCAAAATAGTTCGTTTTATCACAAATGGCAACAAACGGGTTCATAATCATTGTCATAACACAAGAGTCAAAAAGTTTGCGTGAAAGGAAAATAGCCTTTGTGGTCTCCCCTGATAGAAAACCAGAcctgatcgagagagagagagagagagagagagagagagagacagacagacagacagacagacagacagacagacagagaacgacacagagagagagggacagagagagacagagagcgacagagacagacacaaacacagagacaaagagagagagagagagacagacagacagagagacagacagagagagagagagagggagagacagacagacagggagagacagagagagagagagtgagagacagagagggtgggagagagagagagggagagacagagagggtgggagagagagagagggagagacagagagagagggggggagagacagagagacagagagagagagagaaagagagagagagggatgcccCCCGGACCCACGTTTTAGTCCACTGATGGTGATGAGCGGTGGTACGGGTGCCAGTCTATTAGCTGAGACAAAAGTCGAGTCCTGTATGTAAAGTATATACTTCACAGCAACAACCATTTATCGCTGGCTACATTTccttgaattcacacacacacacacacacacacacacacacacacacacacacagtcactcactcactcactcactcatacaaacacgcacgcacagactcctacatatgtgtgcacgcacacatagacaaacgcgagcgcacgcgcacgcatgaacacatgtatgcacacacatacacacacacacacatacacacacacacacacacacccccacacacacacacatacatcaatacacacacacacacgacacattctCCATTGGTACAGCAGCCTGAAATTCACACGGTAAATTCGTTCCgcaacaaagagaaacaacaccaccacaccaacatatgatttaaaaaaaaaagaaaaaaaaaaaaaaaagagtggagggggttcgggggaggaagggcagatttgtgtgtgtgttgggggtggggggtgggggtgggggcggggtggggcgaGGGCGTGAAAGGGGTTGTCTGGTTAATCAGTAACACGTGGGACTAAAAGGCTGATGATAGACTGTGACTGTCAGCGGCACGTACACCGAGACCACCTCAGtgctttggtttgttttgcttagggaagggttggggggtttgGTCATCAGACACAcaatcgtggtgatgatgatgatgatgatgatgatgatagtaataacaatgataataatactgacgaTGATACTAGTTAAAATACtaatgccgatgatgatgatgatgaaaaatgtcATCATTATAAAAACACGTGCCCAAtgttcagtttatatcacagattgacacgagcttacagttgggccaacagcaaaagtgattttgcgatgggaattcatttacagttttgtcgtttgtaaaggactatgactcaaaccaggaggcaatcttgtactggctctttgtgctacagccttgggggctagttggcttttgggaaccatccctaacgccgactgtcctaaaaccctcttggccgagagagtggggatgtaatttgggcaagacactctccactgtaatcaaattctagcccagattgttggGAGAATAGTTGCCTCCCGTGCTGTGgtaatggtcatagtcgaacacgactttCATACAATAACACGTACAGCAGACACATAACCATATCAGTCTCTGGTCTCCTCACTCTCTAACACAGCATTTCGTCTTTTCCAaccacaccaagagagagagagagagagagagagagagaggaggaggagaagacagagcgacagagacaaagagagacacagagagagaggcacacagaaatagaaacagacagaaacagagacagactcaaccaagtcaacaaaaacagcatacccccccacccccaatcataAAAGTCCATCCAAGgcaccacccttaccaccaccaccatcaatcaatccatccattcatcaaccagtccatccatccattcatcaaccagtccatccattcatcaaccagtccatccattcatcaatcagtccatccattccttcaacacaccaccatcatcacatcaacaCGTTGACATCCGTCTGTCTCAGGaaacaatggaactctgcgcctcgttcagtcaagttgttgagttgcagcgcctgctgtggctgtacagtctgaTTCTAGATCGGCAGGCTCTGTTACAATTGTCGCAGTTGAAAGTCGCGCCTGGCTCAAAGGGCCCTCTGCCGTCTGtgccctcttccctcttcccagtgctgttctctcttctcctcgctcctctggacacatgccttcacggtccttctccagctgttgcgatctTCGGCCACTGCCTCCCAACCTGCTGGGGTCGATGTCACCTGCCCTCAAGTCTCGTTTACAGACGTCCCTGTAGCGTAGGACAGGCCCTCCTATAGGTCTGGAACCTGTGGCGAGCTCGCCATAAAGAATGTCCTTGGGGATCCGCCCGTCATCCATTCGTCTGACGTGGCCGAGCCACCGCAGACGCCGCCGGATCAGGAGTgcaaacatcaacacaccattCCATCAACAATCACATcaaaacaccatcacatcacatcaacataGCAAGGGAGGCGAGTCCAGCTCCGCCCTCTGGGCCTGCGAGCTGAGGGTCTCTGTCCGCTTGTTGAGCTCCTTTACGTCCTCCAGAAGGTTCTGGAGCTCCCGGTGCCGGATCTCGTTCTGCTTCAGGGTCTTGCTCAGCACGCCCGGCCGCTCCGAGAGCGGAGGCGGCGGCGGCGCCTGGGACGGCGGCACCACGGAATGCTCGCCCTTGACGACGGCAGCGGCCTCAGCAGCGAGGTCCGGAGTGGCGGCGTTGAAGATGATGTGCGGCATGTCGATGACGATGTGTCGCTTCCGGCGTTCCGTGGTGCTGGCGAGGCCTCCTTCCGAGGATGCGTCCCCTCTGTAGGTGGGTGGAGCCCCGTGGGGATGTCtgaggaaggatgaggaggaagagtaggggcCTCCTTCACCGTTGTCATGGATGACAGGAAGCGTCGTTCTGTCTGTGGCGGTGGGCGTGGGACCGGTGTCGGAGGGGTAGTGATGgttgtagtggtgggggtggtggggcctGTAGCGAGAGGGGCTGACCGAGggctccacccctacccccatccctacacCGACCTCCAGGTCGGAACTGCCCACCAGGCTGAGGCTGCTGCGGTCCGAGAAGGGTCGGCTGGCATGGGAGCGCTCAGAGCTGGTCCTGCGGCTCGTCCTCTGCCCGCCGCCACCGTTGACCACTCCCTTCGACCCcgcgcctcccccaccccctcctcgtctCTGCcccggggtggtggaggaggaggagggcggaagGCTGAGCGACAggctcctcctcccttcctccccctcccagtccccctgccccgctcctccaccaccacctcctcctcctggagTGTCAGGCATGCAGTAGATGTAGTAGTACTGGTTCAGCTTCTCCATGTTGATGCGGTCCCCGTCCGTCATGGGGCCCAGCTTGTAGGCGTGCGGGGACAGCTGCACTTCGCCTTCCGAGTCCCACCCGCCcccagctccccctcctcctcccctgccacCCTCCGCGGCCCCATACCCGTCCTCGTCCTGGGACAGCATGAAGGGCGACACGAGGTGCGGCCGCGTGGACTTGAACACCCGGTTCCGCATGTTGTGCAGCGACTGGGACTTGAGCTCCAGCGACTCCTGCCGCAGGGCCTTGCGGCCGATgttggggatggaggaggtgggctGGATCAGGCGCTGCAGGTTGGCCTTCACCGTGTCCTCCACAGTGCTGCCGTTGCCgctgccgttgttgctgttgtagttgttgccgCCCCTCGTCAGGGCGGTGGAGTCCGCCCGGCTGCCGCTCTCCTCTGTGGAGCTGCGGGTGGGGCTGAAGAaccaaggaggagggggggggggatgataatgatgataatgatgatgatgatgatggtgataataataataataatggtaacaacaacaaaaacaataatactactaataaaatgatgatgatgatgatcatgatggagtgatggcctagaggtaacgcgtccgcctaggaagcgagagaatctgagcgcgctggttcgaatcacggctcagccgcccggatattttctccccctccactagaccttgagtggtggtctggacgctagtcattcggatgagacgataaaccgaggtcccgtgtgctagcatgcacttagcgcacgtaaaagaacccacggcaacaaaagggttgttcctggcaaaattctatagaaaaatccacttcggtaggaaaaacaaataaaactgcacgcaggaaaaaatacaaaaaaaaaagggtggcgctgtagtatagcgacgcgctctccctggggagagcagcccgaatttcacacagagaaatctgttgtgataaaaagagaaatacaaatacaaatacaaatacaatgacgacgacgacaccaccaccaccaccatcaccaccaccgccaaaaacaataataataataataatgtaacaacaacaacaacaataataatttgtaCAGCGCCCTCCAATGTAAAGAATGCTCAACCaggggtaataataatgataacgatgatgataacaatgataacaataataaaaatagtaataCTGATGATGGTAATCATAATAACAttgtttataacaacaacaaaaataatgataataatgatgacaatgttaatattaatgataatttgTATAGGCGCTGTACAATGTAGCATTGATGAGTAAAACAATGCATATAAAGACTAAAATGGCAACTTACAAACATAAATCTACATAGACATCAGCAATGATTAATTgtgtatgtacacaaacacacacacacacacacacacacacacacacacacatcatgtacaaCACCCAGTGTACATGTCAAACATGATTATACCTGGATGGTAAAATCTCATACCACAAAATCAATATAACAATACTTAAACCACATCATAATATTTGAAACCAAATCCGAAtactcaaaccccccccccaaaaaaaaaacaacaacaacccccccccccccccccccccccccccccgccaaaaaaaaaaaagaaaaagaaaaaaaaagacaacaacaacaacaacaacacatacatcaccatGCCCAAATGAATtaacgttgttgtgtttgtttgtttttaaatttaatgcacacacacacacacacacacacacacacacacacacacacacacacacacaccaatcagacCAACGCATGGATGCAAACTAGACACTCTCTCAAATGATTTATGCATAACAGGGTGAATTCTCGAGCATGCATGCTTTCCCTTAAGACACCTACACCCTCAACCATACagagcacactctctctctctctcttcttcttcttcttcttcttctttttcttcttcttctgtttcttcttcttcttctctctgtgaaacttactatctcactcacacacacacacacacacacacacacacacacacacacacacacacacacacacacacacacacacacacaccactaccactaccaaaaCACAATCGCCCAAAACACCATTCAAACACTACATCAAAACTCCACCCACTTTGCTGTGCTGACGGGGGTAGAAGCCTGGGATTCGATCAGCTGTTTGCCTTGCAAGGGGAAGATGACCGGGGGCTGCCGCCGAGGCCTCATCTGACGGAACTTTTCCACCGTGGTCAGCATGGGCCGCGGGAAGGACGACCCCGGGTGCTGCTGGAGCTGAGACCCTGGCCTGGGGCTCTCACCGCtgtagcctcctcctcctcctccaccaccaccaccaccacccgccgcaTAGGCCTGGTCTTTGATCTTCAGACGGTACCTGACAAAGGAGATGGAGGAACATTGTGACAAGATAGGGTAAAAGCTACAAGAAtgccttataataataataataataataaataataatatttttatcattttatttatttgttttatttattttatttttttaaagcccccacccctcacccctctgaaAATGAGTCAAGACTGTCTACTCTACATGGTCGGGGTGCTaacctgacagtttcagtttcagtttcagtagctcaaggaggcgtcactgcgttcggacaaatccatatacgctacaccacatctgccaagcagatgcctgaccagcagcgtaacccaacgcgcttagtcaggccttgagaaaaaaaagaaagatgaataaataaaaatagataagcttacataaataaataaataaatgaataaataaataaataataattatgatataaaaaaaaacctcacaaagaAGAAGTAACAAAGACAAGATAACATAAAAGCTACAAGAataccttattattattattattattatttccaaaagcaccccccccccccgccacccccccccctcccctgaaaacggagtcaAGACCGCCTTCATGGCGGTGATAAAAATAACCTgacaaagaagaaggaacatTGACAAGATAGAATAAAAGCTACAAGAATatcttattattttcattattgccaaaaagagccccccccccccccccccccccacctccccaacccccagctaccaaccccccgaaaatggagtcaAGACTgcccaccctacatggcagggggtaataacctgaaaaagaagaagtaaagaaaaagacaagatagGTTAAAAGCTACGAGAAtaccctattattattattattattattattattattatcattgccaaaaagagcccccccccaaccccccgaaaacgtagtatgactGCCTAAATTGCGAGGGTAATAacggtcaaacatgtaaaagctcactcgtgttcatgcgagtgaacgtggggggtcacagcccatgaatggagaagaagaaaatttccaAAAAGAGAAATTGGTGACACGTTTGCTGattcaaaaagagaagaagaaaaaaaaaatgacatagaAAAGAGGAAGGGCATTCACAGATCAAGACCAAGTCTGACCAGACTCCCCTCATTTCAGTATGAACAATGATTCGTGATAGACACGTGCTTAACACTGTATGATCTCAAATGATATACTCTGTGTTCATTGATATAGATTGGATAAGTatcaaattaaaaacaacaacaacaacaaaaaaacccatacataTAGGGAGTCATATATGAGATGATGAAATACGATGTGTGCGTtacaaataaaacaatcaaaaatTATTATGCCAGTagagagcacacacatacattttaccatcgctcacacacacacacacacacacacacaaacacacacgtgtactcacacacacacacacacacacacgcacacacacattctctcatacacagtctgtctctctcacacacacacgcacactcagactcacacacacgcactgaaacacatacacacacagtgtgtgtgtgtgtgtgtgtgtgtgtgtgtgtgtgtgtgtgtgtgtgtgtgtgtgtgtgtgtgtgtgtgtgtgtctctttccctctgtgacttaccctctctctctctctcacacacacacacacacatactctctctctctctctccctcgcacacacacactctctgtctctgatactctctctctctctgatacacacacacacacacacacacacacacacacacacacacacacacacacacaaacacacacgtgtactcacacacacacacacacacacacgcacacacacattctctcatacacagtctgtctctctcacacacacacgcacactcagactcacacacacgcactgaaacacatacacacacagtgtgtgtgtgtgtgtgtgtgtgtgtgtgtgtgtgtgtgtgtgtgtgtgtgtgtgtgtgtgtgtgtctctttccctctgtgacttaccctctctctctctctcacacacacacacacacatactctctctctctctctccctcgcacacacacactctctgtctctgatactctctctctctctgatacacacacacacacacacacacacacacacacacacacacacacaagctgaccaCCAAGCTAAGTTAAACTAAAGCTAAAACTACGCCACAACTAAACCACCACCATAccgcctccctcccgcccccccccccacccccaaccgtcccccacccctcacttggCCGCCTCTCGGTTGCTGATGGAGTGGAGTCTCAGTCGGTCCAGTGCCCGGGCCAGACCCGTCTCCTCCTGGCTCAGCAGCTCATCCCTGAGGTCCACCAGTCGCCGGATGTACTGCGTGTGGTgctgccctcctcccccacctccccctcctcctcctcctcctcctcctccactgtccCCCTTGCCCTCCGACCAGGCGCcaggctgctggtggtggtgaggatggtggtgggtggaggaggagcggTGGGCAGCTGTGGTCCCTGGCTTCTCCATCAGCctgcagcacagagagagagagagagagagagagagagagagagagagagagagagagagagagagagttttaaagtttcagtttcgtttctcaaggaggcgtcatcagcactgcgttcggacaaaaggCTATACCACATAGAGTtttagttttaactctctccatacgaacggcaaaagagacgacgttaacagcgtttcacctcaatcaccatcatcaaaatattgcaagcggaaggctcttatactgaagaggtgaatgttgacaaagaataccacaattatgacgacggaagcaaaaggttgggtcattcagacacccactggacatccgaggggtctgtgtagaggagaagagaggactggccgtactgagtgagttaaagtttcaTTTACGGTTTCTCAATGACACACTGCGTtcggatgaaaaaagaaaaaaaaaattaacaaaggcTACACCATACGGAGAGAGTTTCAGGACAAATGCCCAGGACTCCACCCCCTCGAACAACACAACCCTCACCGAACGAAGATCCCGGCCCTGAACAAGTTGATCCTCAAGCCGTCAGCAGGTAGATCGTTGAACCCAACTCTTGAACTCAGTATTGAGAGTTTAGCTGGGTGACATTTCACCTACAGAAGCGTTTGTTCATGTGGGAAATACAAGAAACGACAATCACGATGGTGATGAAAAAatgcaattgtattgtattgtgttgtactgtactgcactgtact from Babylonia areolata isolate BAREFJ2019XMU chromosome 18, ASM4173473v1, whole genome shotgun sequence encodes:
- the LOC143291867 gene encoding uncharacterized protein LOC143291867 isoform X1: MERHVTFVEPPEKLAAEWLQRQQTSPAIATGNHVTLPVMRRTSTRSPGMLSSRGKGRRLEQEATQLFERERSRLMEKPGTTAAHRSSSTHHHPHHHQQPGAWSEGKGDSGGGGGGGGGGGGGGGQHHTQYIRRLVDLRDELLSQEETGLARALDRLRLHSISNREAAKYRLKIKDQAYAAGGGGGGGGGGGGYSGESPRPGSQLQQHPGSSFPRPMLTTVEKFRQMRPRRQPPVIFPLQGKQLIESQASTPVSTANPTRSSTEESGSRADSTALTRGGNNYNSNNGSGNGSTVEDTVKANLQRLIQPTSSIPNIGRKALRQESLELKSQSLHNMRNRVFKSTRPHLVSPFMLSQDEDGYGAAEGGRGGGGGAGGGWDSEGEVQLSPHAYKLGPMTDGDRINMEKLNQYYYIYCMPDTPGGGGGGGGAGQGDWEGEEGRRSLSLSLPPSSSSTTPGQRRGGGGGGAGSKGVVNGGGGQRTSRRTSSERSHASRPFSDRSSLSLVGSSDLEVGVGMGVGVEPSVSPSRYRPHHPHHYNHHYPSDTGPTPTATDRTTLPVIHDNGEGGPYSSSSSFLRHPHGAPPTYRGDASSEGGLASTTERRKRHIVIDMPHIIFNAATPDLAAEAAAVVKGEHSVVPPSQAPPPPPLSERPGVLSKTLKQNEIRHRELQNLLEDVKELNKRTETLSSQAQRAELDSPPLLC
- the LOC143291867 gene encoding uncharacterized protein LOC143291867 isoform X3 — protein: MSTPRLRNNIASREREGTTGCPLRELTLPPLVRGPKGQLMEKPGTTAAHRSSSTHHHPHHHQQPGAWSEGKGDSGGGGGGGGGGGGGGGQHHTQYIRRLVDLRDELLSQEETGLARALDRLRLHSISNREAAKYRLKIKDQAYAAGGGGGGGGGGGGYSGESPRPGSQLQQHPGSSFPRPMLTTVEKFRQMRPRRQPPVIFPLQGKQLIESQASTPVSTANPTRSSTEESGSRADSTALTRGGNNYNSNNGSGNGSTVEDTVKANLQRLIQPTSSIPNIGRKALRQESLELKSQSLHNMRNRVFKSTRPHLVSPFMLSQDEDGYGAAEGGRGGGGGAGGGWDSEGEVQLSPHAYKLGPMTDGDRINMEKLNQYYYIYCMPDTPGGGGGGGGAGQGDWEGEEGRRSLSLSLPPSSSSTTPGQRRGGGGGGAGSKGVVNGGGGQRTSRRTSSERSHASRPFSDRSSLSLVGSSDLEVGVGMGVGVEPSVSPSRYRPHHPHHYNHHYPSDTGPTPTATDRTTLPVIHDNGEGGPYSSSSSFLRHPHGAPPTYRGDASSEGGLASTTERRKRHIVIDMPHIIFNAATPDLAAEAAAVVKGEHSVVPPSQAPPPPPLSERPGVLSKTLKQNEIRHRELQNLLEDVKELNKRTETLSSQAQRAELDSPPLLC
- the LOC143291867 gene encoding uncharacterized protein LOC143291867 isoform X2, which gives rise to MGFSREMSKVMGNEHTGTPYRLRLHPVYSPVSMSGQSMSCTLTTRRRGFSFHGRRLMEKPGTTAAHRSSSTHHHPHHHQQPGAWSEGKGDSGGGGGGGGGGGGGGGQHHTQYIRRLVDLRDELLSQEETGLARALDRLRLHSISNREAAKYRLKIKDQAYAAGGGGGGGGGGGGYSGESPRPGSQLQQHPGSSFPRPMLTTVEKFRQMRPRRQPPVIFPLQGKQLIESQASTPVSTANPTRSSTEESGSRADSTALTRGGNNYNSNNGSGNGSTVEDTVKANLQRLIQPTSSIPNIGRKALRQESLELKSQSLHNMRNRVFKSTRPHLVSPFMLSQDEDGYGAAEGGRGGGGGAGGGWDSEGEVQLSPHAYKLGPMTDGDRINMEKLNQYYYIYCMPDTPGGGGGGGGAGQGDWEGEEGRRSLSLSLPPSSSSTTPGQRRGGGGGGAGSKGVVNGGGGQRTSRRTSSERSHASRPFSDRSSLSLVGSSDLEVGVGMGVGVEPSVSPSRYRPHHPHHYNHHYPSDTGPTPTATDRTTLPVIHDNGEGGPYSSSSSFLRHPHGAPPTYRGDASSEGGLASTTERRKRHIVIDMPHIIFNAATPDLAAEAAAVVKGEHSVVPPSQAPPPPPLSERPGVLSKTLKQNEIRHRELQNLLEDVKELNKRTETLSSQAQRAELDSPPLLC
- the LOC143291867 gene encoding uncharacterized protein LOC143291867 isoform X5 gives rise to the protein MEKPGTTAAHRSSSTHHHPHHHQQPGAWSEGKGDSGGGGGGGGGGGGGGGQHHTQYIRRLVDLRDELLSQEETGLARALDRLRLHSISNREAAKYRLKIKDQAYAAGGGGGGGGGGGGYSGESPRPGSQLQQHPGSSFPRPMLTTVEKFRQMRPRRQPPVIFPLQGKQLIESQASTPVSTANPTRSSTEESGSRADSTALTRGGNNYNSNNGSGNGSTVEDTVKANLQRLIQPTSSIPNIGRKALRQESLELKSQSLHNMRNRVFKSTRPHLVSPFMLSQDEDGYGAAEGGRGGGGGAGGGWDSEGEVQLSPHAYKLGPMTDGDRINMEKLNQYYYIYCMPDTPGGGGGGGGAGQGDWEGEEGRRSLSLSLPPSSSSTTPGQRRGGGGGGAGSKGVVNGGGGQRTSRRTSSERSHASRPFSDRSSLSLVGSSDLEVGVGMGVGVEPSVSPSRYRPHHPHHYNHHYPSDTGPTPTATDRTTLPVIHDNGEGGPYSSSSSFLRHPHGAPPTYRGDASSEGGLASTTERRKRHIVIDMPHIIFNAATPDLAAEAAAVVKGEHSVVPPSQAPPPPPLSERPGVLSKTLKQNEIRHRELQNLLEDVKELNKRTETLSSQAQRAELDSPPLLC
- the LOC143291867 gene encoding uncharacterized protein LOC143291867 isoform X4 — protein: MLEKKRAGPFFKRRWASSAPPLRTRLMEKPGTTAAHRSSSTHHHPHHHQQPGAWSEGKGDSGGGGGGGGGGGGGGGQHHTQYIRRLVDLRDELLSQEETGLARALDRLRLHSISNREAAKYRLKIKDQAYAAGGGGGGGGGGGGYSGESPRPGSQLQQHPGSSFPRPMLTTVEKFRQMRPRRQPPVIFPLQGKQLIESQASTPVSTANPTRSSTEESGSRADSTALTRGGNNYNSNNGSGNGSTVEDTVKANLQRLIQPTSSIPNIGRKALRQESLELKSQSLHNMRNRVFKSTRPHLVSPFMLSQDEDGYGAAEGGRGGGGGAGGGWDSEGEVQLSPHAYKLGPMTDGDRINMEKLNQYYYIYCMPDTPGGGGGGGGAGQGDWEGEEGRRSLSLSLPPSSSSTTPGQRRGGGGGGAGSKGVVNGGGGQRTSRRTSSERSHASRPFSDRSSLSLVGSSDLEVGVGMGVGVEPSVSPSRYRPHHPHHYNHHYPSDTGPTPTATDRTTLPVIHDNGEGGPYSSSSSFLRHPHGAPPTYRGDASSEGGLASTTERRKRHIVIDMPHIIFNAATPDLAAEAAAVVKGEHSVVPPSQAPPPPPLSERPGVLSKTLKQNEIRHRELQNLLEDVKELNKRTETLSSQAQRAELDSPPLLC